Proteins from a single region of Deinococcus betulae:
- a CDS encoding sensor domain-containing diguanylate cyclase, with product MTAAPLPSDEYRRLLDLARYQILDTVPEEDFDRITRLAARVLNVPVAVLNLVDQHRQWGKSAFGLGDTTAPRKDSFCAWTILDDSPLVVPDARTDPRFQQNPMVTGDPHIYMYAGAPLITPAGHRIGTLCVTDDQPHPLGTADLQALQDLAVLAMRVLELRRQSLEAQQEAGAQRQQAAELRRTLEQARILEGVSSLMDLELDPDQATLTAAALISEAIEADYTALLTWQGEGFAVQVAHAPSLQSPELLALTDELPSLKGVVHTLRDLQQPVYLSQYAAHPQAHPHIVAASVTQVAWLPLGDEGDQPTLLVAARLRGHALEHWRSGDRTLLEAAGRTIRHALQRHAVLEQVQQQARRDPLTGLLNRRAFDEELAGHVATGDPFTLALIDLDGLKAVNDSEGHAQGDKLLQVFGQALDAELDEGAAAYRLGGDNLLCCCRSARKTTCLNASTWP from the coding sequence ATGACAGCTGCGCCCCTCCCCTCTGATGAGTACCGCCGGCTTCTGGACCTGGCCCGCTATCAGATTCTGGACACAGTGCCAGAAGAAGACTTTGACCGGATTACCCGGCTGGCGGCGCGGGTGCTCAATGTTCCGGTGGCGGTGCTGAACCTGGTTGACCAGCACCGCCAGTGGGGCAAGTCGGCGTTTGGACTAGGCGATACGACGGCGCCCCGCAAAGATTCGTTCTGTGCCTGGACCATTCTGGACGACTCGCCCCTGGTGGTGCCGGACGCCAGGACCGATCCCCGTTTTCAGCAGAACCCGATGGTTACGGGCGACCCGCACATCTATATGTACGCGGGGGCGCCTCTGATTACCCCCGCTGGGCACCGCATCGGCACGCTGTGTGTCACCGATGACCAGCCGCATCCTCTGGGCACGGCAGACCTTCAGGCCCTGCAAGACCTGGCCGTTCTGGCCATGAGGGTCCTGGAACTGCGCCGGCAATCGCTGGAAGCCCAGCAGGAGGCCGGCGCTCAGCGGCAGCAGGCCGCAGAACTGCGGCGCACCCTGGAGCAGGCGCGGATTCTGGAAGGTGTCAGCAGCCTGATGGACCTTGAGCTTGACCCCGATCAGGCCACTCTGACGGCCGCCGCCCTGATCAGCGAAGCCATTGAGGCCGATTACACGGCGCTGTTGACCTGGCAGGGGGAGGGCTTTGCAGTGCAGGTCGCCCACGCACCTTCTCTGCAATCGCCGGAGTTGCTGGCCTTAACGGACGAGCTGCCCAGCCTGAAAGGCGTGGTCCATACGCTGCGGGACCTGCAGCAGCCGGTCTACCTGAGTCAGTACGCGGCCCATCCTCAGGCCCACCCGCACATCGTGGCGGCTAGCGTCACGCAGGTGGCTTGGCTGCCGCTCGGTGACGAGGGCGACCAGCCCACGCTCCTGGTGGCTGCCCGGCTGCGGGGGCACGCCCTGGAGCATTGGCGTTCGGGTGACCGCACCCTGTTGGAAGCAGCGGGCCGAACCATCCGACACGCTTTGCAGCGGCACGCGGTGCTGGAGCAGGTGCAGCAGCAGGCGCGGCGGGACCCCCTGACTGGCCTGCTGAACCGCCGGGCTTTTGATGAGGAGTTGGCCGGGCATGTGGCCACGGGCGACCCGTTTACGCTGGCCCTGATTGACCTTGATGGTCTGAAGGCGGTCAATGACAGCGAGGGCCATGCCCAGGGCGATAAGCTGCTGCAAGTCTTTGGTCAGGCGCTGGACGCTGAATTGGATGAGGGTGCGGCGGCCTACCGGCTGGGGGGCGATAATTTGCTGTGTTGTTGCCGCAGTGCACGGAAGACGACCTGCTTGAACGCATCGACCTGGCCATGA
- a CDS encoding COG1470 family protein, whose protein sequence is MKKLSSAMLGLTVLLTACPDPTPPISEYTLSLALTGVISAPVKVTNLSTNTILNEGTLTSGKTFSGISAGTILKIEPGTVNGYMAPSAQTITLDANKTVTLEYKAVVIPGNQVKNNQVEGTVTGIPYAGAVVLANPNDFDTKNIGTLSSAGAVSLPLSAAPAELRTFLPPADLGCTFTGSASGNPNTALFSGLDVLSNQSDLLGYIYEAVTNGAPADSVIGRLYSASAATIKGTVNCGPSGGTFAIDATLQAGWNAVVLTTTASGYNLSNSTANIRTELRGGLYEASVQAVLPKEPLSFTNNDTVTVPVTFYQDGGYNGYIKLSTDVPELTIAPTTLNLPALSAQNTGMSLSSYLRTLGLAPQRVTTNLTFRYTGGERTGPFNLNIQDANNKIVGRGQGTMNARPSSVGVVVPPSQPSLSIRQGEAGNVRVSLTSINGFGGSVTVTMVDLPTGVTATPSTVTLTPGNALEVNIPVQVSANADTATSTIRVSVNTRSSSIGPTTIPLTIQPKAPQTYSLQISLAGVPSAQINVKNKDTGENIYIGTLSIQTTLGELPGGTTVLIESQDIDFMSTPQPIEILIQKDEVVTVQYAPDPRLSATLLVTGEAELQNTQSLPAKDIDLRTPIGADSYKVGVLAKDLNFSASLAPDLYQFATKYFSFEKERLLSLRCNVDNYNISRDTPVYVSGHLSTPSYLDSVQFYRYFINIAFIGPETRIDPSRTYRDSHTLVFTKVPIALTGSYTCGNTKTDLGAYLKPGWNLLTTRTTILYDAGVVSSAKEEILAQPIDSYNGPYLFRVLSQS, encoded by the coding sequence ATGAAGAAACTTTCCAGCGCTATGCTCGGCTTAACGGTTCTTCTTACTGCTTGCCCTGACCCAACCCCCCCTATTTCGGAATACACACTGTCCCTTGCGCTCACAGGGGTAATAAGCGCACCTGTCAAGGTCACCAATCTTTCGACCAACACCATTCTCAATGAGGGCACACTGACAAGCGGCAAGACGTTCAGTGGTATCAGCGCTGGGACAATTCTGAAAATCGAGCCTGGTACGGTGAATGGTTACATGGCCCCCAGCGCCCAGACCATCACACTCGACGCGAACAAAACGGTCACCCTCGAGTACAAAGCCGTTGTGATTCCTGGAAACCAGGTGAAGAACAACCAAGTTGAGGGTACGGTAACGGGTATTCCTTACGCTGGCGCAGTTGTACTTGCCAACCCGAATGACTTCGATACCAAGAATATTGGCACGCTGAGTTCCGCCGGCGCTGTCTCCCTTCCACTGTCAGCTGCGCCTGCTGAACTCAGGACCTTCCTCCCTCCTGCAGATTTGGGGTGCACCTTTACAGGCAGTGCCAGCGGCAATCCAAACACTGCACTTTTCTCTGGATTGGATGTGTTGAGCAATCAGAGCGACCTGTTGGGCTACATCTACGAAGCAGTGACCAATGGTGCCCCTGCCGATAGCGTGATTGGCCGTCTGTACAGCGCTTCTGCAGCCACGATCAAAGGCACGGTCAACTGTGGACCCTCTGGTGGAACGTTTGCGATTGACGCGACACTTCAAGCCGGATGGAACGCTGTGGTGCTGACCACGACCGCTTCGGGGTACAACCTGAGCAATAGCACGGCGAACATTCGCACGGAACTGCGCGGTGGCTTGTATGAAGCTAGTGTTCAAGCCGTGCTGCCCAAAGAGCCCCTCAGCTTCACCAATAACGACACCGTAACGGTGCCGGTCACGTTCTATCAGGACGGCGGCTACAATGGTTATATCAAGCTGAGCACCGATGTGCCTGAGTTGACGATAGCGCCTACTACCCTCAACCTCCCTGCCCTGTCAGCTCAGAACACAGGGATGTCCTTGTCTTCCTACCTGCGGACGCTGGGCCTTGCCCCTCAGCGCGTTACCACCAATCTGACGTTCCGGTATACCGGCGGCGAGCGGACGGGCCCTTTCAACCTCAATATTCAGGATGCCAACAACAAAATCGTAGGACGCGGCCAGGGCACCATGAATGCGAGGCCTTCATCTGTGGGTGTAGTGGTCCCCCCAAGCCAGCCCTCACTCTCCATTCGTCAGGGTGAGGCAGGAAATGTGCGGGTCAGCTTGACCAGCATCAATGGCTTTGGCGGTTCAGTGACCGTGACCATGGTTGACCTGCCGACTGGCGTTACCGCAACCCCATCCACAGTGACACTCACGCCGGGCAACGCGCTTGAGGTCAATATCCCTGTGCAAGTCAGCGCAAATGCTGACACGGCCACCTCCACCATTCGTGTGTCTGTCAATACGCGTTCGAGTTCAATTGGCCCTACGACGATTCCGCTCACCATTCAACCAAAGGCACCTCAAACTTATAGCCTACAAATAAGTCTAGCCGGTGTGCCATCGGCACAAATCAACGTGAAAAATAAAGATACGGGTGAAAACATTTACATTGGGACACTGAGCATTCAGACAACTTTAGGCGAATTGCCAGGGGGAACGACTGTCCTAATTGAATCTCAGGATATTGATTTTATGTCAACACCGCAACCAATAGAAATACTCATACAGAAAGACGAAGTGGTCACAGTTCAGTATGCTCCCGATCCTCGGCTTTCGGCGACGCTGCTAGTTACCGGCGAAGCCGAGCTTCAGAATACGCAAAGTCTTCCCGCCAAAGACATTGATCTCCGTACACCTATTGGCGCAGATTCATATAAAGTAGGGGTTCTCGCCAAAGATCTCAATTTTTCTGCAAGTTTAGCCCCTGATCTTTATCAGTTTGCCACCAAGTATTTCTCATTCGAGAAGGAGAGGCTTCTTTCGCTGAGATGCAATGTAGATAATTATAATATTAGCAGAGATACTCCGGTATATGTTTCTGGTCACCTTTCTACTCCGTCGTATCTTGATTCTGTACAATTTTATAGATATTTTATCAACATAGCTTTTATAGGTCCGGAAACTCGAATCGATCCAAGTCGAACTTATAGAGATTCCCATACCCTGGTTTTTACAAAGGTCCCCATAGCGCTTACAGGATCGTACACTTGCGGGAACACAAAAACCGATCTCGGCGCCTACCTGAAACCAGGGTGGAACCTGCTCACCACAAGAACGACCATTCTTTATGATGCCGGAGTGGTATCCTCAGCGAAAGAGGAGATTTTAGCTCAGCCCATAGACAGTTACAATGGTCCTTACCTTTTTCGAGTACTCTCCCAATCTTGA